The following nucleotide sequence is from Streptomyces leeuwenhoekii.
TCGTCCAGCCCCGGCCGATGTTGTCGAGCACCGCCGCGGCGGCGCCCGGCTGGCCCTCCATCTGGCCGAAGGCCGCCCGCTCGGCCCGGCGCCCGAACACGATCGCCGTCGCGAGGAAGGCGAGGAGCAGGCCCAGGATGCCGAGATAGATGGGGTGACCGATCAGGAAGCCGATCGCGAGGAAGACACCGAAGGTGATGATGCCGACAGCCGCGAGTACAAGACCGATCTTCTTGTCGGCCCTGCGGGTCATCTTGTAGGTCAGGGCGATCTGCTTCAGTCGCCCGGGGTTCGCAGTCTCCGCCGCGTTGTCCTTCCTCGCCATGCCACGAAGTCTACGTGGCCCCCGCGGCGCCCACGACGGCAGTGCCCGGCGGGACGGGGGCGGGGGTCAGTGGCGGCGGGCGGCCACCGCCTGCTCCAGGACCCGCTGCGCCTCGGTCCGGTCCTTGGCGCGGCGGCGGTCCTCCAGGACGGAGGTCCAGGCGTTGCGGCGGGCGGTGCGCTGGCCGCCGCTCATGAGCAGCGATTCGACGGCCCGCAGGGCGGTGGCGAACGACGGGATCGCGGTGGCGCGGACGGGTGCGGCCTGCATCGTGGAGGTCCCCCCTCGGTACGGCACGGGGTGCGGGTGCACACGGTGTGATGTCAGGGTCACTGATTGGTGTTACCAGGGCGTGACCGGCCGGTCAAACGCCCATGAAGCCCCGGTGGGCGGGGGCGGAACGCCGACGCGGCCCCGACCGGCGCCCTCATCTGCGAGGACGGTCGGGACCGCGTCGTACCGGGTGATACCGGCAAGTAATTACTTGTGCGCGAATTCACACGCGCGGCGGTCCTCCAGGAGAGGAGGGCGGGCGGCGGGTCAGACGGCCTGGGTGGCGACGGCCGCGCTCTCCTGCCGGGGAGCGGCCGAGTGGCGCTGCTCGATCGCCATCTGGTACAGGCGCCCCGCGCGGTAGGAGGAGCGCACCAGCGGGCCGGACATCACGCCGGAGAAGCCGATCTGCTCGGCCTCCTCCTTCAGCTCCACGAACTCCTGCGGCTTGACCCAGCGCTCCACGGGGTGGTGGCGCACGGACGGGCGCAGGTACTGCGTGATGGTGATCAGCTCGCAGCCGGCGTCGTGCAGCTCCTTCAGTGCCTCGCTGATCTCCTCACGGGTCTCGCCCATGCCGAGGATCAGGTTGGACTTGGTGACCAGACCGAAGTCGCGGGCCTCGGTGATCACCTTCAGGGAGCGCTCGTAGCGGAAGCCGGGGCGGATGCGCTTGAAGATGCGGGGGACCGTCTCGACGTTGTGCGCGAAGACCTCGGGGCGGGACTCGAAGACCTCCTGGAGCAGCTCCGGCACCGCGTTGAAGTCGGGGGCGAGCAGCTCGACCTTGGTGCGGCCGGCCTCGCGGTCCGCCGTCTGCTGGTGGATCTGGCGCACGGTCTCGGCGTACAGCCAGGCGCCGCCGTCCGGGAGGTCGTCGCGGGCGACGCCGGTGATGGTGGCGTAGTTCAGGTCCATGGTGACCACGGACTCGCCGACGCGGCGGGGTTCGTCGCGGTCGAGCGCCTCGGGCTTGCCGGTGTCGATCTGGCAGAAGTCGCAGCGCCGGGTGCACTGGTCGCCGCCGATGAGGAAGGTGGCCTCCCGGTCCTCCCAGCACTCGTAGATGTTGGGGCAGCCGGCTTCCTGGCAGACCGTGTGCAGGCCCTCGCTCTTCACGAGGTTCTGCATCTTCGTGTACTCGGGACCCATTTTCGCCCGGGTCTTGATCCACTCGGGCTTGCGCTCGATGGGGGTCTGGCTGTTGCGGACCTCCAGGCGCAGCATCTTGCGTCCGTCGGGTGCGACTGCGGACACGACCGGCTCCCTAGCGTTGATTCTTCGGCGTCCCTCAGGGTACGCCCGTTGTTTCCGTGCCCGGCGAGGGTGCCTGGCCTGCCGGGGGCCGCCGCCCCCGGACCCCCGCTCCGGCCCCGGACGGGCCTTGTCCCCAACGCCGGACGGGCTGGATTTATGCCGGGGTCTTCTCGATCACCCTCGGCTTCAGGTCCGCGTTCTCCAGGACGTCCCGCAGATGGCGTTCGACCACCGGCAGCACCTCCGCGATGGTCACGTCCCGGCCCAGTTCGCCGGCGAGCGAGGCGACGCCCGCGTCCCGGATCCCGCAGGGGATGATGCGGTCGAACCACGTCATGTCGGGGTTCACGTTGAACGAGAAGCCGTGCATGGTGACGCCCTTGGCCACCCGGATGCCGATCTGCGCGATCTTGCGGTCCTCGCGGCGCTGGCCGGCGTTGGACGGGGCGTACTCCGGGCCGTTCAGACGCGGGTCGAACTCGTCGTCGTTCAGGCGCGGGTCGAAGTCCAGGGACAGGCCGCCGAGGGCGGGCCGCCGCTCGACGGGGTCGCCGAGGACCCACACGCCGCTGCGGCCCTCCACCCGGGTCGTCTCCAGGCCGAACTCCGCGCAGGTGCGGATCAGCGCCTCCTCCAGCCGTCGTACGTGCGCGACCACGTCCACCGGGCGCGGGAGCTTCTGGATCGGGTAGCCCACCAACTGGCCCGGTCCGTGCCAGGTGATCTTCCCGCCGCGGTCCACGTCGATGACGGGGGTGCCGTCGAGGGGCCTCTCGTCGTCCGCGGTGCGCCGGCCCGCCGTGTAGACCGGCGGGTGTTCGAGAAGCAGCACGGTGTCGGGAACCTCGTCGGCGAACCGCGCCGCGTGCACCCGGCGCTGCTCGTCCCACGCCTGCTGGTACTCGACGGCCTCGGATCCGAACCCCATGCGGACGAACCGCAACTCACTCACGGCAAGCGCCTCCCTGGAAGGACGTAAGGCACGCAGTGTGCCCACGCCACTGTACGTCCGCCCCCCGGGCGCCCACCGGGGGGCCGTCGGGCGTCAGCCCGGAACTCGATCCTCACACGATCGGATGAATGACCGGCAAAGTGTGTGATGACGTGCTTACTCTCCGCTACATTCGCGCCGTCACGAGGCCATAAGGGCTGCTCACAGGCAATCCGGACGCATGTTCGCTCCGGAAGGCAGGAGACCGCACCGCAGATGACGGAACGACCCGCGCAGCGCACTCCCAACCGCCAGCTCGCCGCGCTCATCGCAGAAGCGGGGTTCTCCAACGCAGGTCTCGCCCGTCGCGTCGACCAGCTCGGCCTCGAACACGGGCTGGACCTGAGATACGACAAGACGTCCGTCACCCGGTGGCTGCGCGGCCAGCAACCCCGGGGCACCACCCCGGCCCTGATCGCCGAGGTCTTCACCCGCCGCCTCGGGCGCCGCCTCACCGCCCAGGACCTCGGGCTGGACGCCTGCGCCCCCGTCTACGCCGGCCTGGAGTTCGCCGCCACCCCGGAGGAGGCCGTCGACATCGTCAGCGGCCTGTGGCGCAAGGACTCCGGCAGCCACGCGGAGCTGCGCAAGATCGCGTTCACCCCGGCCGGGCTGGTCGTGCCCAGCCGGGACTGGCTGATCGGCCGCGCCGACGAGAAGGTCGGCCGCGGCGAGGCGGCCGTCCGCATCCCCGCCCAGGGCCGCGGGAGCGCGCCGGCCGGGCCCCCGGCCCCGGCCGAGCCGGGAGCGCCCGCCGCCCGCAGACGCCCTCCGGCCGAGCGCGGCCCCGGCCAGCGGGTCACCGCCGGGGACCTCGCCGCGCTGCGCTCGGTCGGCGAGCTGTTCCGCACCCTGGACGACATGTACGGCGGCGGCCACGCCCGCCAGGCCCTCGTGCGCTACCTGGAGCACGAACTGGAGCCGATGCTGCGCGGCACCTACGGCGAGCAGACCGGCCGCCGCCTGTTCGCCGCCGCGGCCGACCTCACCCGGCTCGCGGGCTGGACGTCGTACGACATCGCCGCGCACGGCCTCGCCCAGCGCTACTTCGTGCAGGCGCTGCGGCTCGCGCAGGCCGCCGGCGACCGGGCGTACGGCTCCTACGTCCTGGTCACCATGAGCCGGCAGGCGGTGTACCTCGGCCACGGCCGGGAGGCCGTGCAACTCGCCCGCGTCGCCCAGCAGGGGGCGGGCACCAGTGTGGCGCCCGTGGTGCAGTGCCTGCTGCACGCCTCCGAGGCGCGCGGGCACGCGGTGCTCGGCGAGGTGCGGGCCTGCACCGCGGCGCTGGTGCGGGCCGAACGCGCCCTGGCGGCCGCCCGGCCGGGGGACGAGGTGCCGCACTGGGCGCGCTTCTTCGACGAGGCCCAGCTCGCCGACGAGTTCGGGCACTGCCACCGCGACCTCCAGCAGTTCCGCGCCGCCGCCCAGCACGCGGAGCGCTCGCTGCAACTGCGCGCGCCCGTGTACGCCCGCAGCCGGCTGTTCTGCCGCGTCGTCCTCGCCACCGCCCGTCTCGGCCTGGGCGAGCTCGACGAGGCCTGCCGGCTCGGCGCCGAGGCGGCCGGGCAGGCGGCGGAGATCCGGTCGGTGCGGGCGGTGGAGTACGTCCGGGACTTCGAGCGCCGGCTGGAGCCGTACAAGGACGCGGCGCCGGTGCGGGGGTACCGGGACAAGGTGGCGGCCCTGGGGTGAACGGGGCCGGGCCCCGGCCCGGTCCACCCCGGGGGCGGCGGCTCAGGCCGCCCGCGCGGCCGGCAGCGGGTCGGCCGCGTGCATCGAGCCCGCGGCCCCCAGGTCGGCCAGGATCGCCGCCGCCGCCCGGTGCGCGGAGCGCAGCGCGCCCTGCACCGTGCTGGTGTCCCGGTGGTCGCCGCACACGTACAGCCCGGCCAGCAGCCGCACGGGCCGGTGCGGGTCGTGCGGCGGGCGCATCGCGGGCACCGCCTCGGCGGTGTGGTGCACGGCGAGCGTCTCCCAGCGCGCCGTCGAGGTGCCGTACAGACGCTCCAGGTGCATGCGTACGGCGGTGTCCACGCCGGGCGGCGGCGGGCCCAGCACGGTGGAGGACACCAGCGCCCTGCCGGCCGGGGCCCGGGACGGGTCGACATGGCTGACCACCGCCGTGTGCGCGACCGGGCCGCCGCGGTCGGCGTCGAGGAGCAGCGCGGCACCGGTCGCGGGCGGCTCGTCCGTGGTGTGGTGCACCACCGTCACCGGGTGGAAGTCCGGCACGCGCAGACCGGGCAGCAGCTCGGCGGCGGCGCGCGCGCCGGTCGCCAGCAGGACGGCCCGGCAGCGGATCTCGCCGTGCTCGGCGGTGGTCACCGCGTTGGTGGCGATCGAGGTGACCCGGACACCGGTGCGCACGGTGCCCGGCGGCAGGGCGCGCGCCAGCCGCTCGGGCAGCGCCTCCGCGCCCCCCTCCGGCAGGCACAGGCGCCCGCCGGCGAAGGCGCGCAGCGCGAGGTCCGCGCACCGGCTGGAGGTGGTCAGCTCCGGGTCGCACAGCAGCGCGGAGAGCAGGGGACGCAGAAAACCGTCGACCGCGCGGGCGGGCAGACCGCGGGCCTCGAGGGCCTGTGCGGCGGGCAGCTCGGGGCGGGCCAGCAGCCGGTCGACGGGCGTGCCCGCCAGCCGTGTGAGGGCGGCCCCGAGGCGGGCCTGGTCGACGGCGGTGCCCAGTGGAGCGCCCGCCCGGCCGCGGGGCACCGGCGCCGCCCTCCCGGGCGTCCTCGGCGCGGACGCGAGCCGCCTGGGCGCAGATCCCGGCCGGGGGGCGCCGGCCAGGGCGCGCACCACATGGAGTGCGCCCCTTGTGCCCCCGGCGAACGCGCCCCGGGCGCTCCCCGCGCTCGCCACCGCGCCCGCACGGTGGCGGCGCCCGTCGCTGTGCAGCAGCACCCCCGGGGCGAACGACCGCAGCGCGAGGCCGTCCAGCCCGGGAGCGAGCCGTAGTTCGGAATAGGCCGTGGACAGCAACTGCCCGATTCTGTCGAGCCGGAATCCGTCCACCTTCTCGGTCGCCATCCGGCCGCCCACCCCATGGGCGGCCTCCAGGACCACGGTCGACACTCCAGCGCCGGTCAGCCGGTGTGCCGCGGCGAGTCCGGCGACCCCGGCCCCCACGACGACGACGTCCGCCTGGTACGTGGGCTCAAGCACGTGCCCCTCCTCGAGGTTGCGCGGCCGCTGGAGACGTGATGCCCCCAACAGGCGTCCGGAATACCCGAGTTCTGGACGAGAGTAGGACTGAGATCGGTCAAAGGAAGTCGCGCATGAGCAGAGCACGGTCGCACGACGGTCGCATACGGCTCGCATACGACTCGTCCGCCGCTCCCGTCCGGCTCGTGCCGGACTCGTGCCCGACTCCGGTCCGCCGCGTGTCCGGCTCACGTCCGGCCGGTATCCGGTTCGCGTCCGGCCGGGACGCACCGGGGACGTACCGGGGACGGACACCGGGGCCGGGGGAGTGGCCGGGAGCGGCGGCTCTCCGGTCACGCCGCCCGGATCGCCTCCTCGATCTCCGGGAAGGTGAACCGGAACCCCGACTCCAGCAGCCGCGCCGGCAACACCCGCGCGCTGCCCAGCACATCGCCGGCCATCTCGCCGAGCACGGCCCGCAGCACCGGCGCCGGCACCGCGAAGGGCGCCGGCCGGTGCAGGACCCGGCCCATCGCCGCGGTGATCTCACGGTTCGTCAGCGGTCGCGGGGCGGTCAGGTTGAACGGCCCGGACAGGTCGTCCCGGTCCATCAGATGGCGGATCGCCGCCACCTCGTCGTGCAGCGCGATGAACGACCAGTACTGGCGCCCGTCGCCCAGCCGCCCGCCGAGCCCGGCCCGGAACAGCGGGAAGAGCCGGCCCCAGGCGCCGCCCCCGCGGGCGACCACCAGCCCGGTCCGCGGGAACACCGTGCGCACGCCCGCCTCCCGGGCGGGTGCCGCCGCGGCCTCCCACTCCACGCACAGCGCGGGCAGGAAGCCCTTGCCCGGCGGCGCGCTCTCGTCGACGGCGCGCACGCCGGTCTCCCCGTAGTAGCCGATCGCGCTGCCGCTGACGAAGACCCGCGGCCGTGGCTCCAGCCGGGCCAGCGCCCCGGCCAGCGCCGTCGTGCCGAGGACCCGGCTGCGGCGGATGCGGTCCTTGTAGGCCGCGGTCCACCGGCGGTCGCCGACCCCGGCCCCCGCGAGATTCACCACGGCGTCGCACCCGGCGAGCCCGGCCGCGTCCACCTGCCCGCGCTCGGGATCCCACCACACCTCGCCCGGGCTTCTCGGCGCCCGGCGCACCAGCCGCACCACCTCGTGCCCGTCCGCGGCCAGGGACCGCGCCAGGGCACCGCCGATGAGACCGGACGCGCCGGCCACCGCGACACGGGAACGTTCCATGCGCCCATCCTGCCGGTGGCCGCCGGAAAACGCCGCACGAAGCCCGGCGCGCGCGCCGTACAGTGACCGTCATGCCCTCTGCGCACATACGCCCCGCCCGCCCCGACGACGAGGAGGCGCTGCGGCGACTCGACCGCGAATCCTGGTCCTACCTGCACGCCGTCAGCCCGCGCCCGGAACCGGACGAGCCGTTCTTCCGCGAGACCTGCGGCCCCGGCGACCATCTGGTCGCCGAGCTCGACGGCCGGCTCGTGGGGTATGTCCGCCTCGGCTTCCCCACCCCGCTCGCGTCCAACGCGCACGTGCGGCAGATCCGCGGTCTCGCCGTCGACGAGGCCGCCCGGGGCCTGGGCGTCGGCCGCGCGCTGGTCCGCGCCGCCGTCGAGGAGGCCCGCCGCCTGGGCGCCCGCCGCATCACCCTGCGCGTCCTCGGCCCCAACACGGCGGCCCGGAAGCTCTACGAGTCCGAGGGCTTCGTCGTCGAGGGCGTGCAGCCGGAGGAGTTCTGCCTGGACGGGCGGTACGTCGACGACGTGCTGATGGGACAGCCGCTGGTCTGAGCCGGCCGCCGACCGCACGCACCGGACGCCGCCCCTCCCTCCGCGGAGATCCATCGGAAGGGCCCCAACGGTCGCGGGCGGACCCGATCGGACGGACAGTGGGAACCATGCGTGTCGTTCGCGGACCCGGGCGGTCCCAGGGCCTCGTCCGGGGCCCGGCGCGGCGTGCGGTGCCCCTGCCGGCCGCCGTCCGGACCCTGCTGTGGTGCCTGCCCGGCGCCGCCGCCGCGGTGGCGCTGGCGCTGTGCGCGACCGGCGTCGAGCGCGCCGCGACCCAGGCCCGCTCCGCCGGGATCCGCCCCGCCGCGCAGCACGTCGCGCCCCGGCCGCCCATCGTGCCCCGGACCCGGTGGCTGGGCGACGCCGCCCGCCGCCAGCCGCCGCCGCGCTACGACGACGCGGTCGTCGCCGTCTTCCTGCACCACACCGACACCCCCAACGGCTACGACTGCGCGGACGCCCCGCGCATCATCCGCGACCTGTACGCGGGCCAGACCGGCGCCCGCGACTGGGACGACATCGGCTACAACTTCCTCGTCGACCGCTGCGGCACCATCTACGAGGGCCGCGCCGGCGGCACCGACCGCCCCGTCACCGGCGCCCACACCCAGGGCTTCAACCACCGCACCACCGGCATCGCCGCCCTCGGCACCTTCACCGCGGGCGTCCCCGTGCCCCGCGCGCTGACCGACGCGATCGCCGCGCTGGCCGCCTGGAAACTGGGCGGGTCCGGGACCGACCCCCGCGCGACGGTCCGGCTGGTCTCCAGCAACGGGCGCAGCCGGTACGCCGCCGGGTCCACCGCCACGCTGCCCGCCGTCGCGGGCCACGACGACGGCTACCAGACGAGCTGCCCCGGCGCGGCCCTCAGCGCCCGTCTCCCCGAGATCCGGGAGCGGGCGGCCCGGCTCCAGGGCCGGGCCCAGGCCCCCGCACGGGCGCTGGCCCCTTGAGCGCCCACCGCCCGGGCACGGGCCCGGATCACGCCCCGAACCGCTCCCACAGCCGGGGCAGCCGCTCGGCGAGCGCCTGGTCGTCCTCCAGGTCCAGCGGCGTGCCCTGCGGCTCCGCCGGCGCGGGGGCCAGCCCCAGCTCCGGCGCGACGACCCCGGTGAGCTGCTCATACGCCTCGTCGGCCGCGTACCCCAGCTCCTCGCCGTCGCCGTCGATCTCCTCGTCGAAGTCGTCCAGCAGTTCGGCGAGCGCGTCCGGGTCGTGCACGGCACCCTCGTACACCTCGCGGCCCTGGCCGATCAGCCAGCACCGGAAGGAGTCGAACACGTCGTCGCTCGCCCCGTCGAGCAGCACCCAGGCGGCGGCCCACAGGTCCCAGGTGAACGCGCGCCGGTAGCGGGCCTCGAAATGGCGGGCGAAGTCCAGGACCCCCTCCGGGTCCAGCCCGCACAACCGCTCCACGAGCAGGTCGGCCTGTTCCTCGGGGTCTCCCTCGGCGGCCTCGCGGGTGGCGTCGATCAGCTCCCAGAACTCCGTCTCGTCCATCACGGGTCCAGCATCGGTCCTGGGCGTACGGGGCGCACGCGGAGTGCCGACGATGGTCGTGTGCCGTCCGTCTCACGCCTCAGGGCTCCGGGTGCCCGTACAGCCCGGCCATCCGCCGCGCGTCCCCCGCGAACCGCTCCCGCAGACTCTCCGGCGCCAGCACCTCGGCCTCCGGCCCGAGCATCCGCAACTGCGTGTGGGCGACCTCCTCGGACTCCACCGGCAGCGTCACCGTCACCCACCCGTCCGCGCCGGCCGCCCCGGCGGCGTCGAGCGCCTCCCGCGCCGCCCGCGGATCCACCGCGTACGCGAGCCCCCGCACGCCCCGCGGGGACAGCCGTACGACGACCTCGGCGCGCAGGATGGACCGCGCGAACTGCTCCGCCCGCTCCGCCCAGAAGGCGGGCAGGTCGAACTCCTCGTCCCGCGTGAACCGCTCCGCACCGGCGTCCACCGCCGTGAACCGGTCGATCCGGTACACCCGGAAGGCGCCCCGGCCGGACGGCACCCGCGCGCACAGGTACCAGACCCCCGCCTTGAGCACGAGCCCGTACGGCTCCAGCTCCCGGACGGCCTCCTGCTCGCCGCGCCGGTAACGGGCGGTGATCCGCCGGTCGTCCCAGACCGCGTCCGCGACCGCCGGGAGCAGCTCGGGCGTCTCGGGCTGCTTGAACCAGTCCGGGGCGTCCAGATGGAAGCGCTGCGCCGCCGTGCGGGAGGCGTCCCGCAGGGACGGCAGCAGCGCCGCCGACACCTTCAGGCGGGCCGCCGACGCCGCGTCCTCGAGCCCCATCTCGCGCAGCGCCCCCGGCACGCCGGACAGGAACAGCGCCTCCGCCTCGCCGCGGTGCAGTCCGGTCAGCCGGGTGCGGTAGCCGCCGATCAGCCGGTACCCGCCGGCCCGCCCCCGTTCCGCGTACACCGGCACGCCCGCCTCCGACAGCGCCTGAGCGTCCCGCGTCACGGTCCGCTCCGAGACCTCCAGCTCACGGGCGAGCTCGGCGGCGGTCATGGAGGGCCGGGTCTGGAGCAGCAGCACCATCTTGATCAGCCGGGCAGCGCGCATGGCCCCATCATGCAGGAGCCCGTACGACAGGAGCCCGTACAGCGGGAGAGGCCCCCGCCGGAGCGGGGGCCTCTCGCCGTGACCGGTCGCCGTGACC
It contains:
- a CDS encoding GNAT family N-acetyltransferase; the protein is MPSAHIRPARPDDEEALRRLDRESWSYLHAVSPRPEPDEPFFRETCGPGDHLVAELDGRLVGYVRLGFPTPLASNAHVRQIRGLAVDEAARGLGVGRALVRAAVEEARRLGARRITLRVLGPNTAARKLYESEGFVVEGVQPEEFCLDGRYVDDVLMGQPLV
- a CDS encoding helix-turn-helix transcriptional regulator, producing the protein MRAARLIKMVLLLQTRPSMTAAELARELEVSERTVTRDAQALSEAGVPVYAERGRAGGYRLIGGYRTRLTGLHRGEAEALFLSGVPGALREMGLEDAASAARLKVSAALLPSLRDASRTAAQRFHLDAPDWFKQPETPELLPAVADAVWDDRRITARYRRGEQEAVRELEPYGLVLKAGVWYLCARVPSGRGAFRVYRIDRFTAVDAGAERFTRDEEFDLPAFWAERAEQFARSILRAEVVVRLSPRGVRGLAYAVDPRAAREALDAAGAAGADGWVTVTLPVESEEVAHTQLRMLGPEAEVLAPESLRERFAGDARRMAGLYGHPEP
- a CDS encoding TIGR01777 family oxidoreductase, translated to MERSRVAVAGASGLIGGALARSLAADGHEVVRLVRRAPRSPGEVWWDPERGQVDAAGLAGCDAVVNLAGAGVGDRRWTAAYKDRIRRSRVLGTTALAGALARLEPRPRVFVSGSAIGYYGETGVRAVDESAPPGKGFLPALCVEWEAAAAPAREAGVRTVFPRTGLVVARGGGAWGRLFPLFRAGLGGRLGDGRQYWSFIALHDEVAAIRHLMDRDDLSGPFNLTAPRPLTNREITAAMGRVLHRPAPFAVPAPVLRAVLGEMAGDVLGSARVLPARLLESGFRFTFPEIEEAIRAA
- the lipB gene encoding lipoyl(octanoyl) transferase LipB, giving the protein MSELRFVRMGFGSEAVEYQQAWDEQRRVHAARFADEVPDTVLLLEHPPVYTAGRRTADDERPLDGTPVIDVDRGGKITWHGPGQLVGYPIQKLPRPVDVVAHVRRLEEALIRTCAEFGLETTRVEGRSGVWVLGDPVERRPALGGLSLDFDPRLNDDEFDPRLNGPEYAPSNAGQRREDRKIAQIGIRVAKGVTMHGFSFNVNPDMTWFDRIIPCGIRDAGVASLAGELGRDVTIAEVLPVVERHLRDVLENADLKPRVIEKTPA
- a CDS encoding DUF4240 domain-containing protein produces the protein MDETEFWELIDATREAAEGDPEEQADLLVERLCGLDPEGVLDFARHFEARYRRAFTWDLWAAAWVLLDGASDDVFDSFRCWLIGQGREVYEGAVHDPDALAELLDDFDEEIDGDGEELGYAADEAYEQLTGVVAPELGLAPAPAEPQGTPLDLEDDQALAERLPRLWERFGA
- a CDS encoding peptidoglycan recognition protein family protein, giving the protein MRVVRGPGRSQGLVRGPARRAVPLPAAVRTLLWCLPGAAAAVALALCATGVERAATQARSAGIRPAAQHVAPRPPIVPRTRWLGDAARRQPPPRYDDAVVAVFLHHTDTPNGYDCADAPRIIRDLYAGQTGARDWDDIGYNFLVDRCGTIYEGRAGGTDRPVTGAHTQGFNHRTTGIAALGTFTAGVPVPRALTDAIAALAAWKLGGSGTDPRATVRLVSSNGRSRYAAGSTATLPAVAGHDDGYQTSCPGAALSARLPEIRERAARLQGRAQAPARALAP
- a CDS encoding NAD(P)/FAD-dependent oxidoreductase yields the protein MLEPTYQADVVVVGAGVAGLAAAHRLTGAGVSTVVLEAAHGVGGRMATEKVDGFRLDRIGQLLSTAYSELRLAPGLDGLALRSFAPGVLLHSDGRRHRAGAVASAGSARGAFAGGTRGALHVVRALAGAPRPGSAPRRLASAPRTPGRAAPVPRGRAGAPLGTAVDQARLGAALTRLAGTPVDRLLARPELPAAQALEARGLPARAVDGFLRPLLSALLCDPELTTSSRCADLALRAFAGGRLCLPEGGAEALPERLARALPPGTVRTGVRVTSIATNAVTTAEHGEIRCRAVLLATGARAAAELLPGLRVPDFHPVTVVHHTTDEPPATGAALLLDADRGGPVAHTAVVSHVDPSRAPAGRALVSSTVLGPPPPGVDTAVRMHLERLYGTSTARWETLAVHHTAEAVPAMRPPHDPHRPVRLLAGLYVCGDHRDTSTVQGALRSAHRAAAAILADLGAAGSMHAADPLPAARAA
- the lipA gene encoding lipoyl synthase, which translates into the protein MSAVAPDGRKMLRLEVRNSQTPIERKPEWIKTRAKMGPEYTKMQNLVKSEGLHTVCQEAGCPNIYECWEDREATFLIGGDQCTRRCDFCQIDTGKPEALDRDEPRRVGESVVTMDLNYATITGVARDDLPDGGAWLYAETVRQIHQQTADREAGRTKVELLAPDFNAVPELLQEVFESRPEVFAHNVETVPRIFKRIRPGFRYERSLKVITEARDFGLVTKSNLILGMGETREEISEALKELHDAGCELITITQYLRPSVRHHPVERWVKPQEFVELKEEAEQIGFSGVMSGPLVRSSYRAGRLYQMAIEQRHSAAPRQESAAVATQAV